A part of Aricia agestis chromosome 13, ilAriAges1.1, whole genome shotgun sequence genomic DNA contains:
- the LOC121733180 gene encoding uncharacterized protein LOC121733180, translated as MISTPVFVLFTATVAMVTAAAVPQYAAAATQYAAAQQYAAPQYAAAPPQYAAALQDNVPLYDVTNEDFVIDMDEKSTREDVIFPRPRRAALVLDRLLVALQKALHDPPKDVDDGPRAAPLRYLDTNEMTGLQRRGQGMSRGRVLRCYFNAITCF; from the exons ATGATCTCCACACCAGTATTCGTCCTGTTCACCGCTACCGTTGCCATGGTTACCGCCGCCGCTGTACCACAGTATGCCGCCGCTGCCACACAATATGCCGCAGCCCAACAGTATGCTGCCCCGCAGTATGCTGCCGCTCCCCCACAGTATGCTGCCGCGCTACAAGACAATGTGCCATTATACGACGTAACTAACGAAGACTTTGTCATTGACATGGATGAGAAGAGCACACGAGAG GACGTTATATTCCCCCggccgcggcgcgcggcgctcgTGCTGGACAGGCTGCTGGTGGCGCTGCAGAAGGCGCTGCACGACCCGCCCAAAGACGTCGACGACGgcccccgcgccgcgccgctgcgGTACCTCGATACTAACGAAATG ACCGGACTTCAGCGTAGAGGCCAGGGCATGTCGCGGGGCCGCGTGCTGCGATGTTACTTCAACGCCATCACATGCTTCTAA